A genomic window from Streptomyces broussonetiae includes:
- a CDS encoding WXG100-like domain-containing protein, translating to MDMGMPPDLKVAAHGMIGAAMEMVKSVMPGARDTTIAMSHELDRQKGMAGDDEAGNAFAKVYNSAAATTLDNMGFSSYVMGETGKGLMRNAREFMARESHIASQILGQQIDLTASMGDPAEDCTESFIGLGQELPGVVGDTAWYDQYAPAGVSDRFRGSPDKLRDVAGSWRQAGKLMVRFLEDAQACAHTADNAHSGEAADAFCKYFGDFVGFAAPPEQAHESETLVANLAAACTQLAKACDRYADHVEHAKQKIIDHEADPFKIDMPWDSPMFGGNGYDGGLKDAVLSDPWIHQLGNVATLLTAHRSE from the coding sequence ATGGACATGGGAATGCCGCCTGATCTGAAGGTGGCGGCGCACGGCATGATCGGGGCGGCCATGGAGATGGTGAAGTCCGTGATGCCCGGCGCGCGTGACACCACCATCGCCATGTCCCACGAGTTGGACAGGCAAAAGGGCATGGCAGGTGACGACGAGGCAGGGAACGCTTTCGCGAAGGTCTACAACTCGGCTGCGGCCACGACGCTGGACAACATGGGATTCAGCTCCTACGTGATGGGCGAGACAGGTAAGGGCCTTATGCGCAACGCGCGCGAGTTCATGGCCCGTGAGAGTCACATCGCCTCACAGATCCTCGGGCAGCAGATCGACCTCACTGCGAGCATGGGCGATCCGGCCGAGGACTGCACCGAAAGCTTCATCGGGCTGGGACAAGAGCTTCCGGGGGTGGTGGGAGACACCGCCTGGTACGACCAGTACGCGCCCGCCGGCGTCAGCGATCGCTTCCGGGGCTCCCCGGACAAGCTGCGCGACGTCGCCGGCTCATGGCGACAGGCCGGAAAGCTGATGGTGCGATTCCTCGAAGACGCCCAGGCGTGCGCGCACACAGCCGACAACGCCCACTCCGGCGAGGCCGCCGACGCCTTCTGCAAGTACTTCGGCGACTTCGTGGGATTCGCGGCCCCACCGGAACAGGCGCACGAAAGCGAGACGCTGGTGGCGAACCTCGCGGCCGCCTGCACCCAGTTGGCGAAGGCGTGTGACCGCTATGCCGACCACGTGGAACACGCCAAGCAGAAGATCATCGACCACGAGGCTGATCCCTTCAAGATCGACATGCCATGGGACTCACCGATGTTCGGCGGCAATGGATACGACGGCGGTCTGAAGGACGCAGTCCTGTCGGATCCCTGGATCCACCAGCTCGGCAACGTTGCCACGCTCTTGACAGCTCACAGAAGCGAGTAA
- a CDS encoding aldo/keto reductase, protein MSILDETYTLSNDVEVPKLGLGTWFIDDDKAADAVRAAVQIGYRNIDTAQAYGNERGVGEGVRTSRVPRDELFISTKLAAEIKDYDQALAAIDGSLEKLGLDRVDLMLIHSPQPWDDFRGGDYAQGNREAWRALEEAHRAGKIRSIGVSNFQQHDLENILEGASVVPHVNQLLVHAGNTPSELLAYCESKRILVEAYSPIAHGAILKNAEVQAMAKKYGVSVPQLCIRYTLQLGTVSLPKTANPEHMRSNAEVDFELSHDDMDVLRELRDVDYGEHSAFPVYSGK, encoded by the coding sequence ATGAGCATCCTGGACGAGACCTACACCCTGTCCAACGACGTCGAGGTCCCCAAACTGGGGCTCGGCACCTGGTTCATCGACGACGACAAAGCGGCCGACGCGGTCCGCGCGGCCGTTCAGATCGGCTACCGCAACATCGACACCGCCCAGGCGTACGGCAACGAGCGCGGCGTCGGCGAGGGCGTGCGCACCTCGAGAGTGCCCCGCGACGAACTGTTCATCTCGACCAAGCTCGCCGCGGAGATCAAGGACTACGACCAGGCCCTCGCCGCGATCGACGGCTCTCTCGAGAAGCTGGGCCTGGACCGCGTCGACCTGATGCTGATCCACAGCCCGCAGCCGTGGGACGACTTCCGTGGCGGCGACTACGCCCAGGGCAACCGCGAGGCGTGGCGTGCCCTGGAGGAAGCCCACCGGGCCGGCAAGATCCGGTCCATCGGCGTCTCCAACTTCCAGCAGCACGACCTGGAGAACATCCTTGAGGGCGCGAGCGTCGTCCCGCACGTGAACCAGCTGCTCGTGCACGCCGGCAACACCCCCTCCGAGCTGCTGGCCTACTGCGAGAGCAAGCGAATCCTCGTCGAGGCGTACTCGCCGATCGCCCACGGCGCGATCCTGAAGAACGCCGAAGTCCAGGCGATGGCGAAGAAGTATGGCGTGTCCGTCCCCCAGCTGTGCATCCGCTACACCCTGCAGCTGGGCACGGTGTCGCTGCCCAAGACGGCGAACCCCGAGCACATGCGCTCCAACGCCGAGGTCGACTTCGAGCTCTCCCACGATGACATGGATGTCCTGCGCGAGCTGCGCGACGTGGACTACGGCGAGCACAGCGCCTTCCCCGTCTACAGCGGCAAGTGA
- a CDS encoding FAD-dependent oxidoreductase encodes MVDVLVVGAGPTGLLLAGDLAESGVNVTLVERRDHESNLSRAFSIHARTMEELDARGLADALLALGSPVQALHPFGRISIDFSGLRTRFPFLLIVPQWQVERLLLRRAEEAGATIVRGTRVTGIRQDPGGVDVETKHPDGATATLRARYLVGTDGASSTVRQSLGMPFPGKSAIRSVMLADVLLERAPDEAFNFASNQHGFTFFAPFGDGWYRVIAWDRQQQQLPDDAPVTMEEVRDITRRTIGDDLGMHDARWVSRFHSDERQVPRYRQGRVFLSGDAAHVHSPAGGMGMNTGMQDAANLGWKLAAVVHGWADDELLDSYHTERHPVARRVLHVSHALLTAVITGSPAVRALRTSLAAIAHRLRVIEPRASRSISGIGITYPAPRGSHPLAGRRVPDLRLAGEPARLYEALRQGTFVLVGRDTAAVAAPWEGRVVTASPAAGLRPTLLVRPDGYAAWAAKDPDPDEVRETLTRWLGEVVGQIP; translated from the coding sequence GTGGTGGATGTTCTAGTGGTCGGGGCCGGGCCAACCGGGCTTCTGCTGGCGGGCGACCTCGCCGAGTCCGGGGTCAACGTCACGCTGGTGGAACGGCGCGATCACGAATCCAACCTGAGCCGCGCCTTCAGCATCCACGCACGAACCATGGAAGAACTCGACGCCCGGGGCCTGGCCGACGCACTACTCGCTCTCGGCTCACCGGTCCAGGCGTTGCATCCGTTCGGCCGCATCAGCATCGACTTCTCCGGTCTTCGCACACGCTTTCCGTTCCTGCTAATTGTTCCCCAATGGCAGGTGGAGCGCCTTCTGCTGCGCCGGGCCGAGGAAGCGGGGGCGACGATAGTACGGGGAACCCGGGTTACAGGGATACGGCAGGACCCGGGCGGCGTGGACGTGGAGACGAAACATCCGGACGGTGCCACGGCCACGCTTCGAGCGCGCTACCTGGTCGGCACCGACGGAGCGAGCAGCACCGTCCGGCAGAGCCTGGGCATGCCGTTCCCCGGCAAGTCGGCCATCCGCTCCGTGATGCTGGCCGATGTACTGCTTGAACGCGCCCCTGACGAAGCTTTCAATTTCGCCTCGAACCAGCACGGCTTCACCTTCTTCGCGCCGTTCGGGGACGGCTGGTACCGGGTCATCGCCTGGGACCGGCAACAGCAGCAGCTGCCCGACGATGCGCCGGTCACGATGGAGGAGGTCCGGGACATCACGAGGCGAACCATCGGTGACGACCTCGGGATGCACGATGCCCGTTGGGTTTCCCGCTTCCACAGCGACGAACGACAGGTACCCCGCTACCGACAAGGGCGTGTCTTCCTGTCGGGCGACGCCGCGCACGTCCACTCGCCCGCCGGGGGTATGGGCATGAACACCGGGATGCAGGACGCCGCCAACCTCGGCTGGAAACTGGCAGCCGTTGTGCACGGCTGGGCTGATGACGAGTTGCTGGACAGCTACCACACCGAGCGCCATCCGGTGGCCCGAAGGGTGCTGCACGTCAGTCACGCACTCCTCACGGCCGTCATCACCGGGTCACCGGCAGTCCGCGCGTTGCGCACCTCGTTGGCCGCCATCGCGCACCGGCTACGTGTCATAGAGCCGCGTGCATCCCGCAGCATCTCCGGCATCGGGATCACCTACCCCGCACCCCGGGGCTCCCACCCACTTGCCGGGCGCCGCGTACCGGACCTCCGACTGGCAGGGGAACCAGCACGGCTGTATGAGGCCCTGCGACAAGGCACGTTCGTACTGGTGGGCCGCGACACCGCCGCAGTCGCCGCGCCGTGGGAAGGACGGGTGGTGACCGCCTCCCCAGCAGCCGGCCTGCGCCCCACGCTACTGGTCCGACCCGACGGTTACGCCGCCTGGGCAGCCAAGGACCCCGATCCCGACGAGGTACGCGAGACCTTGACGCGGTGGTTGGGCGAGGTGGTCGGACAAATCCCTTAA
- a CDS encoding carboxymuconolactone decarboxylase family protein — translation MPKQSAPQELAHIAPKLVEVTDEVLFGDVWERPGLSPRDRSLVTVSVLAALYRSEQLGYHLAVALDNGLSVEELSEAITHLAFYAGWPNAMTAITQLKKIADERSA, via the coding sequence ATGCCGAAGCAGTCCGCGCCCCAGGAACTGGCCCACATCGCCCCGAAGCTCGTCGAGGTCACCGATGAGGTCCTCTTCGGTGACGTGTGGGAGCGCCCCGGGCTCTCCCCGCGCGATCGGAGCCTGGTGACCGTGAGTGTGCTGGCGGCGCTGTACCGCAGCGAGCAGCTCGGCTACCACCTCGCAGTCGCCCTGGACAACGGGCTGAGCGTGGAGGAGCTGTCCGAGGCGATCACGCACCTGGCCTTCTACGCCGGCTGGCCCAACGCGATGACCGCGATCACGCAACTGAAGAAGATCGCCGACGAGCGCTCCGCCTGA
- a CDS encoding ester cyclase, with translation MFADLRAAFPDLHVAVEHLVATDDELAFAYTITGKHLGPLMGRPATGRKASYRGMQISRFDNDGKLVERWGRSDELGMLRQLGLTEV, from the coding sequence ATGTTCGCCGATCTGCGGGCAGCCTTTCCCGACCTGCACGTCGCGGTGGAGCACCTGGTGGCCACCGACGACGAGTTGGCCTTTGCCTACACCATCACCGGAAAGCATCTGGGGCCGCTGATGGGACGACCGGCGACCGGCAGGAAGGCAAGCTACCGGGGCATGCAGATCAGCCGCTTCGACAACGACGGAAAGCTCGTCGAACGCTGGGGCCGCAGCGACGAACTCGGCATGCTACGCCAACTCGGACTCACCGAGGTGTGA
- a CDS encoding cupin domain-containing protein, with translation MTASGFDQIFPLGEKNDAFAQYFIGQSYLAPLASGSVPVSNVSFEPGCRNNWHIHHGSAGGGDQILLCTAGSGWYQAEGEEAVSMEPGTVVRVPAGTKHWHGAKADSWFSHIAFITPSENVSNEWLEPVTDEAYGKLPKNGANA, from the coding sequence ATGACTGCCAGCGGATTCGATCAGATTTTCCCCCTCGGGGAGAAGAACGACGCCTTCGCGCAGTACTTCATCGGCCAGAGCTACCTGGCTCCGCTCGCCTCGGGGAGCGTTCCCGTCAGCAATGTCTCCTTCGAGCCGGGCTGCCGCAACAACTGGCACATCCACCATGGCAGCGCCGGAGGCGGCGATCAGATCCTGCTGTGCACGGCGGGCAGCGGCTGGTACCAGGCCGAGGGGGAGGAGGCCGTCAGCATGGAGCCGGGAACGGTGGTCCGCGTCCCGGCAGGCACGAAGCACTGGCACGGCGCGAAGGCCGACTCGTGGTTCTCCCACATCGCCTTCATCACGCCGAGCGAGAACGTCAGCAACGAATGGCTCGAACCCGTCACCGACGAGGCGTACGGGAAGCTGCCGAAGAACGGAGCGAACGCATGA
- a CDS encoding MFS transporter translates to MHRTALTRPGTEAAVPARPSGAARAALAAAVLGFFVITFDAVVVNVALPSIRRDVGGGITGLQWVVDGYTLMFAALLLSAGSLADRIGARRALAAGMTVFTAASIACGLAPSLGTLVAARFAQGAAAAVMMPASMALIGHAYPDPRHRARAVAIWAMGGAVASSSGPVLGGLLTQLSWRWIFFINLPAAAAALLLLARTPRSPHRRVPLDWTGQATAVVAMGALAYGAIETGTAGLTAPRVITAFAVAAAALAAFVAAQARGRHPMMPLDLFRSRTVSVAVVIGFAFIVGYYGLPFVISLYLQQERGLSALTTGAAFLPMMLIGAALTPFSARLAERAGTRTLAVGGLALMTTGLLLLALLPASVPVWAIAALMVLVGLAGPLVMPPVTAVLLNAVPAHRAGVASGVFNTSRQVGGALAVAVFGALLAQPAGFQTGMRESLLIAAVIALAAAAASSRLAPAKRL, encoded by the coding sequence ATGCACCGCACCGCGCTCACCCGCCCCGGCACCGAGGCTGCCGTTCCGGCCCGGCCGAGCGGCGCCGCCCGTGCGGCGCTGGCGGCCGCGGTGCTCGGCTTCTTCGTCATCACCTTCGACGCCGTCGTCGTCAACGTCGCCCTGCCCTCGATCCGGCGCGACGTCGGCGGCGGCATCACCGGCCTGCAGTGGGTCGTCGACGGCTACACCCTGATGTTCGCCGCGCTGCTACTGTCCGCCGGCTCCCTGGCCGACCGCATCGGCGCCCGCCGCGCACTGGCCGCGGGCATGACGGTGTTCACCGCCGCATCGATCGCCTGCGGCCTCGCCCCCTCCCTCGGCACGCTGGTCGCCGCCCGCTTCGCCCAAGGAGCGGCGGCCGCGGTCATGATGCCGGCCTCCATGGCCCTGATCGGCCACGCCTACCCGGACCCCCGCCACCGGGCGCGAGCGGTGGCGATCTGGGCGATGGGCGGCGCGGTGGCGTCCTCCTCCGGCCCCGTGCTCGGCGGACTGCTCACCCAGCTGTCCTGGCGGTGGATCTTCTTCATCAACCTGCCCGCCGCCGCGGCGGCCCTGCTGCTGCTCGCCCGCACCCCGCGTTCGCCCCACCGGCGCGTCCCGCTCGACTGGACCGGGCAAGCCACCGCGGTGGTCGCGATGGGCGCCCTGGCCTACGGGGCGATCGAGACCGGCACCGCCGGCCTCACCGCCCCGCGCGTGATCACCGCGTTCGCTGTCGCCGCCGCCGCACTCGCTGCCTTCGTGGCCGCACAGGCCCGCGGCCGCCACCCGATGATGCCGCTGGACCTGTTCCGCTCCCGCACCGTGAGCGTCGCGGTCGTCATCGGGTTCGCGTTCATCGTCGGCTACTACGGCCTGCCGTTCGTCATCAGCCTCTACCTCCAGCAGGAGCGGGGCCTGTCCGCCCTGACCACCGGCGCCGCGTTCCTGCCCATGATGCTGATCGGCGCCGCCCTGACCCCCTTCAGCGCACGCCTCGCCGAACGGGCCGGCACCCGCACCCTCGCCGTCGGCGGCCTGGCCCTCATGACCACCGGCCTCCTCCTGCTCGCCCTCCTGCCGGCCTCCGTCCCCGTGTGGGCGATCGCCGCGCTCATGGTCCTGGTCGGCCTCGCCGGGCCCCTGGTCATGCCACCCGTCACCGCCGTCCTGCTGAACGCCGTCCCCGCCCACCGCGCCGGCGTCGCCAGCGGCGTGTTCAACACCAGCCGCCAGGTCGGGGGCGCCCTCGCCGTCGCCGTCTTCGGCGCCCTCCTCGCCCAACCCGCCGGCTTCCAGACCGGCATGCGCGAAAGCCTGCTCATCGCCGCCGTCATCGCCCTCGCGGCAGCTGCGGCCAGCTCCCGCCTCGCACCGGCCAAGCGCCTCTGA
- a CDS encoding alpha/beta fold hydrolase, producing the protein MAFSAAKDGTQIYFKDWGAGQPVVFSHGWPLIADAWDPQLKLMADNGFRAVAHDRRGGGRSDQPWMGNDLDTYADDLASVLENLDLQDAILVGHSTGGGEVTRYIGRHGSSRVSKVVLLGAIPPLMLRTEANPEGLPIEVFDEIRQGVLTDRSQYYKDLSAPFYGANREGSTVSQGTRDEFWLWSMTVGVKSAYDCVKAFSETDLTEDLKEFDIPTLIIHGDDDQIVPIVASAKKSSQMVKDVTFKVYSGAPHGLSMVPEFTGRFNNDLLEFARG; encoded by the coding sequence ATGGCCTTTTCCGCTGCCAAGGACGGCACACAGATCTACTTCAAGGACTGGGGGGCGGGTCAGCCGGTGGTGTTTTCCCACGGCTGGCCACTGATCGCGGATGCGTGGGATCCGCAGCTGAAGCTGATGGCGGACAACGGTTTCCGGGCCGTGGCCCACGACCGACGTGGGGGCGGGCGGTCCGACCAGCCGTGGATGGGCAACGACCTGGACACGTATGCCGACGACCTGGCGTCGGTCCTGGAGAACCTTGATCTCCAGGACGCCATCCTGGTCGGTCACTCGACGGGCGGCGGAGAAGTGACGCGCTACATCGGCCGACACGGCTCGAGTCGCGTTTCCAAGGTGGTTCTGCTCGGCGCGATCCCTCCGTTGATGCTTAGGACGGAAGCGAACCCGGAGGGGCTGCCGATCGAGGTCTTCGACGAGATCCGGCAAGGTGTGCTGACGGACCGGTCCCAGTACTACAAGGATCTCAGCGCTCCGTTCTACGGTGCCAACCGCGAAGGTTCGACCGTGTCGCAGGGGACCCGTGACGAGTTCTGGCTGTGGAGCATGACGGTAGGCGTCAAGAGCGCCTACGACTGCGTCAAAGCGTTCTCTGAGACTGACCTCACGGAGGACCTCAAGGAGTTCGACATCCCCACGCTGATCATTCACGGCGACGACGACCAGATCGTGCCCATCGTGGCATCCGCGAAAAAATCGTCACAAATGGTCAAGGACGTGACCTTCAAGGTCTACTCCGGTGCTCCGCACGGACTGTCGATGGTGCCGGAGTTTACGGGACGGTTCAACAACGACCTCCTTGAATTCGCACGCGGCTGA
- a CDS encoding IS110 family RNA-guided transposase, which produces MIYCGIDWAERTHDVALVDDSGRLLANRHITDDAVGYKILLDLLAEYGDTADNPIPVAIETSRGLLVAVLRTGKRQVFAINPMAAARYRDRHSVSRKKSDPGDALVLANILRTDMHAHRPLPQDSDLARALAVLARAQQDATWNRQQISNQLRSLLREYYPCALAAFEPWKNGLCRREAQELLRAAPTPARASRLTCKQLQAALKRAGRQRGIEAEAERLRDVFRADWAHQPPLVEDALGKQMLALLVQLQAACTAADNLSEAVEEAFPQHPDAEIILSFPGLGIQLGARVLAEIGDDHNRFADARGLKAYAGASPITRASGKKSSITRRWVKNDRLNHAGYLWAFSAITASPGAKTHYRRRRDEHGDWHAAAQRNLFNRMLGQLYHCLQHRKPFDEHTAFPVNLAAAA; this is translated from the coding sequence TTGATCTACTGCGGTATTGACTGGGCTGAACGCACGCACGACGTCGCCCTGGTCGACGACAGTGGCCGGTTACTGGCCAATCGGCACATCACCGACGACGCGGTCGGATACAAGATCCTGCTGGACCTGCTCGCCGAGTACGGCGACACCGCGGATAACCCGATCCCGGTCGCGATCGAGACCTCCCGTGGCCTGCTCGTCGCCGTGCTGCGCACCGGGAAGCGGCAGGTCTTCGCCATCAACCCGATGGCTGCCGCCCGCTACCGCGACCGGCATAGCGTCTCCCGCAAGAAGTCCGATCCCGGAGACGCCCTGGTCCTGGCCAATATCCTGCGCACCGACATGCACGCACACCGGCCGCTGCCGCAGGACAGCGACCTGGCCCGAGCCCTGGCCGTGCTCGCCAGGGCTCAGCAGGACGCCACGTGGAACCGGCAGCAGATCTCCAACCAGCTCCGCTCCCTGTTACGCGAGTACTATCCATGCGCGCTGGCCGCCTTCGAGCCCTGGAAGAACGGCCTGTGCCGTCGAGAAGCGCAAGAGCTCCTCAGGGCGGCTCCGACACCAGCACGAGCATCGCGGCTGACGTGCAAGCAGCTGCAGGCCGCGCTCAAGCGCGCCGGCCGCCAACGCGGCATCGAAGCCGAGGCCGAACGACTCCGGGACGTCTTCCGCGCCGACTGGGCCCACCAGCCCCCGCTGGTCGAGGACGCGCTCGGCAAGCAGATGCTCGCGCTCCTGGTCCAGCTGCAGGCCGCCTGCACCGCGGCCGACAATCTGTCCGAGGCGGTGGAGGAAGCTTTCCCTCAGCACCCGGACGCTGAGATCATCCTCAGCTTCCCTGGACTCGGCATCCAGCTCGGCGCCCGGGTGCTCGCCGAGATCGGAGACGACCACAACCGCTTCGCCGACGCTCGCGGCTTGAAGGCATACGCCGGGGCTTCCCCCATCACCAGAGCCTCCGGCAAGAAGTCGAGCATCACGCGCCGGTGGGTGAAGAACGACCGGCTCAACCATGCCGGCTACCTCTGGGCCTTCTCCGCGATCACCGCCTCACCAGGCGCCAAGACCCACTACCGCAGGCGCCGTGACGAGCACGGAGACTGGCACGCAGCCGCCCAGAGGAACCTCTTCAACCGCATGCTCGGCCAGCTCTACCACTGCCTCCAGCACCGAAAACCGTTCGACGAACACACTGCTTTCCCCGTCAACCTCGCCGCTGCAGCTTGA
- a CDS encoding restriction endonuclease fold toxin-2 domain-containing protein encodes MLLASYPGGTSGIVPAAYVDPDPNIPYRAPVPPAPGTTRLLTDAERTKFEQFVDGLEAKGFGSNASNPNTPENEYQLRTAGYPERKIPLGPGSKRPFKAADGMRPADGYMIDSKYVNDDKDCWRKPETLNNLADTYRKDGSKRWNKEAFFKGLDEGELGEYGNAMQQHKEIRGLEIMTNDKDAAAYWQTLMAEQEVKGTAQYVP; translated from the coding sequence GTGCTCCTGGCCTCCTACCCGGGCGGGACGTCAGGCATCGTGCCGGCTGCCTATGTCGACCCGGACCCAAACATCCCTTACCGGGCCCCGGTGCCGCCGGCGCCGGGCACGACCCGATTGCTGACCGATGCCGAACGCACGAAGTTCGAGCAGTTCGTCGACGGGCTGGAGGCGAAGGGGTTCGGCAGCAATGCCTCCAATCCGAACACGCCGGAGAACGAGTACCAGCTGCGGACCGCCGGCTACCCCGAACGGAAGATCCCTCTGGGACCCGGATCGAAGAGACCGTTCAAGGCAGCCGACGGTATGCGGCCGGCAGACGGATACATGATCGACTCGAAGTACGTGAACGACGACAAGGACTGTTGGCGCAAGCCGGAGACGCTGAACAACCTGGCCGACACCTACCGTAAGGACGGCTCGAAGAGGTGGAACAAGGAGGCGTTCTTCAAGGGGCTTGACGAGGGTGAGCTTGGTGAGTACGGCAACGCGATGCAGCAGCACAAGGAGATACGCGGCCTGGAAATCATGACCAACGACAAGGACGCGGCAGCCTACTGGCAGACCCTGATGGCAGAGCAGGAAGTCAAAGGGACCGCCCAATACGTTCCCTAG
- a CDS encoding nuclear transport factor 2 family protein, with translation MSQQTNIAAQTAFAEAVITGDLAALDEIVAPDLIDHDPAPGQLPGPDG, from the coding sequence ATGTCTCAGCAAACGAACATCGCCGCACAGACCGCTTTCGCGGAGGCGGTCATCACCGGCGACCTCGCGGCCCTCGACGAGATCGTCGCACCCGACTTGATCGACCATGATCCAGCCCCAGGACAGCTGCCGGGGCCCGACGGGTAA
- the fumC gene encoding class II fumarate hydratase has protein sequence MNARHSTADRDQAPQIRDIPVGLHATGTRRETDSMGAIDVPADRYWGAQTQRSLIHFSIGDDRMPKAVYHAYGYVKKAAAAVNGRAGRLPAWKADLIQRVADEVIAGELDDHFPLYVWQTGSGTQSNMNTNEVISNRAIQLIGAELGSKSPIHPNDHVNMGQSSNDTFPTAMHIAAAKEVHEHLLPSVQALQRAIETKAQQWHDVVKIGRTHLEDAVPLTVGQEWSGYAHQLQQAVDRATRSAEGLYELAMGGTAVGTGLNAPPGFGEQVATEIADATGYPFTTAQNKFAAQGGLDAMAGASAGLRALAVPLMKIANDIRWLASGPRCGLDELILPANEPGSSIMPGKVNPTQCEAMVMVCIQVLSEDEAIAFAGTQGNFELNAMRPVIINNFLHAATILADACTKMREYCIEGAQLNRDKIESYVDRSLMLVTALSPVIGYDKASAIAHKANDEDTTLREAALASGYISAKDFDRIVQPAAMVGQT, from the coding sequence ATGAACGCGCGACACTCCACCGCCGACCGGGACCAAGCCCCGCAGATCCGCGACATCCCCGTCGGACTGCATGCGACCGGCACCCGGCGGGAGACCGACTCCATGGGCGCCATCGACGTCCCCGCAGACCGCTACTGGGGTGCCCAGACACAACGCTCCCTCATCCACTTCTCCATCGGGGACGACCGGATGCCCAAAGCGGTCTACCACGCCTACGGCTACGTCAAGAAGGCCGCCGCCGCCGTCAACGGGCGCGCCGGCCGCTTGCCGGCCTGGAAGGCCGACCTGATCCAGCGGGTGGCCGACGAAGTCATCGCGGGTGAACTGGACGATCACTTCCCGCTGTACGTGTGGCAGACGGGATCCGGCACCCAGTCCAACATGAACACCAACGAGGTGATCAGCAACCGGGCCATCCAACTGATCGGCGCGGAACTGGGCAGCAAATCCCCGATCCACCCCAACGACCACGTCAACATGGGGCAGTCCTCCAACGACACCTTCCCCACCGCCATGCACATCGCCGCGGCCAAGGAGGTCCACGAGCACCTCCTGCCCAGCGTGCAGGCCCTGCAGCGCGCCATCGAGACCAAGGCACAGCAGTGGCACGACGTGGTCAAGATCGGCCGTACCCACCTGGAGGACGCCGTCCCGCTCACCGTGGGGCAGGAATGGTCCGGTTATGCCCACCAGTTGCAACAAGCCGTCGACCGGGCTACCCGGTCCGCCGAGGGCCTGTACGAGCTCGCGATGGGCGGCACCGCCGTGGGCACGGGGCTCAACGCTCCACCCGGATTCGGCGAGCAGGTCGCCACCGAAATCGCCGACGCCACCGGCTACCCGTTCACCACCGCGCAGAACAAATTCGCCGCCCAAGGCGGCCTGGACGCCATGGCCGGCGCCTCCGCAGGACTGCGGGCGCTGGCCGTGCCGCTGATGAAGATCGCCAACGACATCCGCTGGCTGGCTTCCGGACCCCGCTGCGGCCTCGACGAGCTCATCCTCCCGGCGAACGAGCCTGGCTCCTCGATCATGCCCGGCAAGGTCAATCCGACCCAGTGCGAGGCGATGGTCATGGTCTGCATCCAGGTGCTGTCCGAGGACGAAGCCATCGCCTTCGCAGGCACACAAGGCAACTTCGAGCTCAACGCCATGCGCCCGGTCATCATCAACAACTTCCTGCACGCAGCCACCATCCTCGCCGACGCCTGCACGAAGATGCGCGAATACTGCATCGAGGGAGCCCAGCTCAACCGGGACAAGATCGAAAGCTACGTCGACCGGTCTCTCATGCTGGTCACCGCACTCTCACCCGTGATCGGCTACGACAAGGCCTCCGCGATCGCCCACAAGGCCAACGACGAGGACACCACCCTGCGCGAGGCCGCACTGGCCTCCGGCTACATCAGCGCCAAGGACTTCGACCGAATCGTCCAGCCCGCCGCCATGGTCGGCCAGACATAG